Proteins encoded by one window of Vitis vinifera cultivar Pinot Noir 40024 chromosome 10, ASM3070453v1:
- the LOC100257837 gene encoding uncharacterized protein LOC100257837, with protein MPSSLSSSPSPDLHLQTLLASARPFLRGELEAVHPKLPSLISVLRSVGAGECWHKHGSFLEHLFDMYKILKLWKAQESVCLCGLFHSAYSNSYVNLAIFDPSTGRDTVRAHVGDAAEELIYLFCVVPRQPLIHDDLLFRYSDDELVEHLKASEVSVRNAKEGGVFNGDEAWRKKVNSLVPPGGVTVKHIKTGEDVLVSRRVVAIFVMMTMADFSDQLYGFQDALFDNSNGQLEFSGNSFGALWPGDGKPGLWLNSISRMGAVYSLLVREEEIFIEERKRVGGDQVVKGRDEELELVIPPVLENCTRVLGAEEQIEATDLYWEAVCEGSKRGLDWAEKLLGRCVEKNPFVGEPHVVLAQIYLTNGRFEEAEREAEKGLKLMLEWGNPWDKRMTWEGWIAWNRVLLMKAKERSWPNTSWGILNLGLVK; from the coding sequence ATGCCTTCCTCTCTATCTTCATCTCCCTCTCCGGACCTTCATCTCCAAACCCTCTTGGCCTCCGCTCGTCCCTTCCTCCGGGGCGAGCTTGAAGCCGTCCACCCAAAGCTGCCTTCTCTCATCTCTGTTCTCCGATCAGTGGGCGCAGGCGAGTGCTGGCACAAGCATGGAAGTTTCCTTGAACATCTATTCGACATGTACAAGATTCTCAAGCTCTGGAAGGCCCAAGAATCGGTATGTCTCTGCGGCCTCTTCCACTCTGCATACTCCAATTCCTATGTCAACCTCGCCATCTTCGACCCCTCCACCGGCCGCGACACCGTCCGCGCCCACGTGGGCGATGCGGCCGAGGAGctcatatatttgttttgtgTCGTCCCGCGGCAGCCCCTCATCCACGATGATCTCCTCTTCCGGTATAGTGACGATGAGCTGGTGGAGCACCTCAAGGCTTCGGAGGTTTCGGTGAGGAATGCTAAGGAGGGCGGTGTGTTTAATGGAGATGAGGCTTGGAGGAAGAAGGTGAATTCCCTTGTTCCTCCTGGTGGGGTTACGGTGAAGCACATCAAGACTGGTGAAGATGTGTTGGTGTCGAGAAGGGTTGTGGCCATTTTCGTGATGATGACAATGGCTGATTTCAGTGACCAGCTTTACGGGTTTCAGGACGCCTTGTTTGACAATTCTAATGGCCAACTTGAGTTTTCTGGCAACAGCTTTGGAGCTTTGTGGCCTGGGGATGGCAAGCCTGGTCTGTGGTTGAATTCAATATCAAGAATGGGTGCGGTTTACTCATTGCTAGTGAGGGAGGAGGAGATTTTCATCGAAGAGAGGAAAAGAGTTGGTGGGGATCAAGTGGTGAAAGGCCGAGATGAGGAGTTAGAGCTTGTGATACCACCGGTTTTGGAGAACTGCACGAGGGTTTTGGGCGCAGAGGAGCAAATAGAAGCAACAGATCTGTATTGGGAAGCTGTTTGTGAAGGGTCAAAGAGAGGGTTGGATTGGGCTGAGAAGTTGTTGGGGAGGTGTGTCGAGAAGAACCCATTTGTGGGGGAGCCACATGTGGTGTTGGCTCAGATTTACTTGACAAATGGGAGGTTTGAGGAGGCCGAGAGAGAGGCTGAGAAGGGGCTGAAGCTCATGCTGGAGTGGGGGAATCCATGGGACAAGAGGATGACTTGGGAAGGATGGATTGCTTGGAACAGGGTTTTGCTGATGAAGGCTAAGGAGAGGTCATGGCCAAACACTTCTTGGGGCATCCTCAACTTAGGGCTTGTCAAGTAA